The following proteins are co-located in the Anoplopoma fimbria isolate UVic2021 breed Golden Eagle Sablefish chromosome 18, Afim_UVic_2022, whole genome shotgun sequence genome:
- the znf395b gene encoding zinc finger protein 395b isoform X2, giving the protein MGPEDRAGSGPGGTAVCPAGPGKQRTLVCTQRFVQAEKAFVENQHHKNTTSVHLQQREAERGWTHPAAPLQTAAPTMHLSNGSATREAPYCFRSPESVEMDEIMAAMVLTSLSCSPVVQSPPQTDPGPAGSSSTADMECGGGELSDSGSSGYWSWDHGNVSPAPSPSVAEMDSSPDEGLQMELEQGEELNAKKPKSSFRGVYKCLWPSCGKVLTSSVGIKRHIRVLHLGGSDQSQREEDFYYTKISCETLDASSVPASVPASAPVSAPASAPAPSLSPAPAPAPSEQALGQASSSHLSWASCGSPPPSGLQIPPAHRPRSNSSSGPGPSRPSPLSQSAPSSFWQIHSEHLYQACSPVQVSVAPRSPGVQGWTPSTSVSGHSNTPVVKPRFRSVSVGEQWLQQNRLQPISVSPSRTHCSFRKGRGEAKKCRKVYGVERKDQWCTACRWKKACQRFPD; this is encoded by the exons ATGGGACCCGAGGACAGAGCCGGATCAGGACCAGGCGGGACGGCAGTCTGCCCAGCAGGGCCCGGCAAGCAGCGGACTCTG GTGTGCACACAGAGGTTTGTGCAGGCCGAGAAAGCGTTCGTGGAGAACCAGCATCACAAGAACACGACATCAGTCCATCTGCAGCAGAGGGAGGCAGAGCGAGGCTGGACCCATCCGGCTGCTCCCTTGCAAACCGCGGCACCCACGATGCACCTCAGCAACGGGTCAGCGACCAGAGAGGCCCCGTACTG TTTCCGCAGCCCGGAGTCAGTGGAGATGGACGAGATCATGGCGGCCATGGTTCTGACCAGTCTGTCCTGCAGCCCGGTAGTCCAGAGCCCTCCACAGACAGATCCAGGACCAG CCGGCTCGTCTTCCACAGCCGACATGGAGTGTGGCGGCGGCGAGCTCTCTGACAGCGGCAGCAGCGGCTACTGGAGCTGGGACCACGGCAACGTGAGTCCCGCCCCCTCGCCGTCCGTCGCTGAGATGGACAGCAGCCCTGATGAAGGCCTGCAGATGGAGCTGGAGCAGGGGGAGGAGCTCAATGCCAAAAAGCCAAAG agctCCTTCAGAGGTGTGTATAAGTGTCTGTGGCCCAGCTGTGGCAAGGTGCTCACGTCTTCAGTTGGAATAAAAAGACATATCCGTGTGCTGCATCTGGG TGGGTCAGATCAGTCCCAGAGAGAAGAGGACTTCTACTACACCAAGATCTCCTGTGAGACCCTGGACGCCAGCTCCGTTCCAGCTTCAGTTCCAGCTTCAGCTCCAGTTTCAGCTCCAGcttcagctccagctccatctctgtctcCGGCTCCGGCTCCAGCACCTTCCGAACAGGCACTGGGCCAGGCCTCGTCCTCCCATCTCAGTTGGGCCTCCTGCGgttcccctcctccctctgggCTCCAGATCCCCCCAGCTCACAGACCCAGATCCAACTCCAGCTCCGGGCCCGGCCCGAGCAGGCCGAGTCCGCTCAGCCAGTCGGCCCCCAGCAGCTTCTGGCAGATCCACTCAGAGCATCTCTATCAG GCCTGTAGCCCCGTCCAGGTATCTGTGGCCCCAAGAAGCCCCGGCGTCCAGGGCTGGACCCCCTCCACCTCCGTCTCTGGCCACAGTAACACTCCG GTTGTCAAACCTCGCTTTCGGTCTGTCAGTGTCGGGGAACAGTGGCTCCAACAGAACCGGCTGCAGCCAATAAGTGTGTCTCCCTCCCGCACTCACTGCTCCTTCAG GAAGGGTCGCGGGGAGGCCAAAAAGTGCCGCAAAGTGTATGGAGTGGAGCGCAAGGATCAGTGGTGCACCGCCTGTCGCTGGAAAAAGGCCTGCCAGCGCTTCCCTGACTAA
- the znf395b gene encoding zinc finger protein 395b isoform X1, whose translation MGPEDRAGSGPGGTAVCPAGPGKQRTLVCTQRFVQAEKAFVENQHHKNTTSVHLQQREAERGWTHPAAPLQTAAPTMHLSNGSATREAPYCFRSPESVEMDEIMAAMVLTSLSCSPVVQSPPQTDPGPAGSSSTADMECGGGELSDSGSSGYWSWDHGNVSPAPSPSVAEMDSSPDEGLQMELEQGEELNAKKPKSSFRGVYKCLWPSCGKVLTSSVGIKRHIRVLHLGSGSDQSQREEDFYYTKISCETLDASSVPASVPASAPVSAPASAPAPSLSPAPAPAPSEQALGQASSSHLSWASCGSPPPSGLQIPPAHRPRSNSSSGPGPSRPSPLSQSAPSSFWQIHSEHLYQACSPVQVSVAPRSPGVQGWTPSTSVSGHSNTPVVKPRFRSVSVGEQWLQQNRLQPISVSPSRTHCSFRKGRGEAKKCRKVYGVERKDQWCTACRWKKACQRFPD comes from the exons ATGGGACCCGAGGACAGAGCCGGATCAGGACCAGGCGGGACGGCAGTCTGCCCAGCAGGGCCCGGCAAGCAGCGGACTCTG GTGTGCACACAGAGGTTTGTGCAGGCCGAGAAAGCGTTCGTGGAGAACCAGCATCACAAGAACACGACATCAGTCCATCTGCAGCAGAGGGAGGCAGAGCGAGGCTGGACCCATCCGGCTGCTCCCTTGCAAACCGCGGCACCCACGATGCACCTCAGCAACGGGTCAGCGACCAGAGAGGCCCCGTACTG TTTCCGCAGCCCGGAGTCAGTGGAGATGGACGAGATCATGGCGGCCATGGTTCTGACCAGTCTGTCCTGCAGCCCGGTAGTCCAGAGCCCTCCACAGACAGATCCAGGACCAG CCGGCTCGTCTTCCACAGCCGACATGGAGTGTGGCGGCGGCGAGCTCTCTGACAGCGGCAGCAGCGGCTACTGGAGCTGGGACCACGGCAACGTGAGTCCCGCCCCCTCGCCGTCCGTCGCTGAGATGGACAGCAGCCCTGATGAAGGCCTGCAGATGGAGCTGGAGCAGGGGGAGGAGCTCAATGCCAAAAAGCCAAAG agctCCTTCAGAGGTGTGTATAAGTGTCTGTGGCCCAGCTGTGGCAAGGTGCTCACGTCTTCAGTTGGAATAAAAAGACATATCCGTGTGCTGCATCTGGG CAGTGGGTCAGATCAGTCCCAGAGAGAAGAGGACTTCTACTACACCAAGATCTCCTGTGAGACCCTGGACGCCAGCTCCGTTCCAGCTTCAGTTCCAGCTTCAGCTCCAGTTTCAGCTCCAGcttcagctccagctccatctctgtctcCGGCTCCGGCTCCAGCACCTTCCGAACAGGCACTGGGCCAGGCCTCGTCCTCCCATCTCAGTTGGGCCTCCTGCGgttcccctcctccctctgggCTCCAGATCCCCCCAGCTCACAGACCCAGATCCAACTCCAGCTCCGGGCCCGGCCCGAGCAGGCCGAGTCCGCTCAGCCAGTCGGCCCCCAGCAGCTTCTGGCAGATCCACTCAGAGCATCTCTATCAG GCCTGTAGCCCCGTCCAGGTATCTGTGGCCCCAAGAAGCCCCGGCGTCCAGGGCTGGACCCCCTCCACCTCCGTCTCTGGCCACAGTAACACTCCG GTTGTCAAACCTCGCTTTCGGTCTGTCAGTGTCGGGGAACAGTGGCTCCAACAGAACCGGCTGCAGCCAATAAGTGTGTCTCCCTCCCGCACTCACTGCTCCTTCAG GAAGGGTCGCGGGGAGGCCAAAAAGTGCCGCAAAGTGTATGGAGTGGAGCGCAAGGATCAGTGGTGCACCGCCTGTCGCTGGAAAAAGGCCTGCCAGCGCTTCCCTGACTAA